The nucleotide window GCCTCTCCCGCAGCCCAGGCAAGGGTGCATCGCCGCATGCAGGTACGGGTTcatccacccgccgccgccgaaggtTTGCGGGCATGGATTCTTCCGGCCGTCGACCGGGCTCGGCGCTCGCGTAGTGTCTTTGTGGCTTGCCGATGCCGCTCATAGAGTGCGACGACTGCATGCGGAAAGTGTTGCGGCTCACTTCGGGCACGCCGAAGCACCCCGGATGGGTGTTCTTCAAATGCGAAAATGACGGGGTACGTGCACTTGCGGTAGCTCATTTCATAGCTCATTCTTTAGTTCAACTGCGGTAGCTCACTTTGAGCTTGTTCATTCTTTTGTGTAGGATGATGGATGCTCATTTTGGTTTTGGGAAGGCCAATACATTGATTTGTTTGTAGAAAGAAACTTAATAGATTTTAGTGCACCTTAGTACAATCGAAGGCAATGATGCGGCTGCATGTGCAACTAGAggggaagcaacgtctacttcttttgaaccaaagatgaagaaagaagaatgcaaaatgaagaatacgcagatcaacaatgaatgcatggAGAAGATATTAGTCCAACTTATGGGAGAAGTTCTGGAAGTTGGAAATCTTCTGAAATGCATACTTGTGGTTTTTGTTTTCTTTGGTTTTACTATTCTAGCAAATATTTAGTGATGTCTTTTGTATCTAATGTTGTTGCAAAGTTGTCCTTCTCAAGAACCGGGCGTAGctacactcgattcaactaaagttggagaaactgacacccgccagccacctgtgtgcgaagccaTGGGGGAATCGCCCCGGTCAAAGCCACGCGGGCTCAGGGTTGCCACTGCCGATGAGAAAATGTGGCAATGTATATAAACGAAGTATCTCATAGATAATTAATTACGCCACACATATTTCATAGGAGTAGATACTAGTAGCATAGTATATTAACGAATAATTTATGCATCCGATAATCATACAGTTTTTACCGCGCCAAACAACCAAGTAAACTAGCCCAAATAGTGTAGTAATTAAATGAAGAGGAAAAACATCAAAAGACTTGACTTAAGCAGCTGCAGATGAAGATTAAAAAAATGTTCTACTAGGACGTGCGGTGACGTGTCTACTCGAAGGCCCATTGGTTCTCCTTTTTTATCTCGGCCTCCTCCTCTGGCGTGAAGTCGCACTTGATGTTGAACGTCTTGCGTATCTCCTCGACCGTCTTGCCCTTGATCATGTCGGCCACCGTCTGCAGGCAGAGTTCCAGGAGCCCCTTGACGTCCAGATAGTTGGCGGCGAGGATGAGGTCGTATAGCGTGGCCTGGTCGACGTTGATGAAGCTGGCGTCGAAGCTCTTGAGGTCCTGCTCGCCGCTGGAGACGTGCTTGTTGCAGTACTCGATGACCTTGAAGAGGATCTTGGAGGGCACGTTGGGCAGCGGGACGCCGTTCTCGACGCAGTTGTCCTCCATCATGTGGTGGATGGTCTGCGACAtggccgccgcctccgccgtgACCTCGAAGCTCTCGCCGTCGGAGCTGATCAGCGTGATCTTCTTATTGCTCTTCTCGCCCGCGGCCTCGCCGCTGCTGCTTGCTTCCGCTGGCGTCGCATCAGCCATGGTTCTTGATTCGCTTGCTTGATTTCTCCTCGATCGGGAAGGGAAAGCTCGTAAGCTTGGATCGATTTGGTTCAGGTTGGGCTCGGTGCTCCCATATTTAAAGGGTCACACAACAGGCAAGAAGCGAGAGACCGAATCGATATGTTAGTCAGGTTCCgagatcgatcgatcgatcggtCGGTCACTTATCCGATATCGTCATGATCTCACATAATCAATCAAGAGTGCGCACGTATAAGTTACAGTGCATGACGTCACGACACGTTTTTTTTCCTTCTATGAAGAAGAGCCCAAATCTACTAGGTTCCCTAGCTAGAAGTGCAAAGCATCCCAACATAATGAAAATTACATCAAGTTCTCTGGACCACCGTACGACCAGTATCGTCACTGAACGAGCTGTCGACGTGCCGTTGTCGCTTCTCCCCTGCAGAAGTTTGTCTGACCTTGTCGATGATAGTCGGGAAGAGTTCATGCACTTGCCCCTAAGGACGGATGCCCCGTAGCCGCAGTCGTCACCGTTGAACCTTGAATTGATCTGAAGTGTCTGCCACCATTGGTCTCCGTCCGCACATGAAGAAACCCTAGCCTCACTGCCCCAAAGAGACATCAAGAATGTACGCCGGAGCTCCATCAAATATGTCAAAGAGGGGAGGAAAACCCACGGGTTGAGCGCTGGAGCTGGTAGAGATTAGATCTGCCGCCGCTTGCACTAGAGCGAAGGAAAATACAATTACCTTATCTGAAGTGTGAGACATGTATTGTACACCTTTATACAATTCACCATTAAATTGATATTCATATACAATCTACATTTGGATTTATCATATGCAATCTACATTTCTCTTGCTTGGACTTTGGCCAATCATCCATATGACTGATGAATCTTTACTTCTATTTCTCAAGCTGGAGATCAAATTTGTAATTTGTAATTTTATGAAATGAAAAACATGGGGTGTATCTGTGGGGGGGACTTGTGTGAGAGATCTCACATTAGGTGAGATCAATATGAtcgattttttgaaaaaataaaatCTACAAACATTCTCAAAAAGTTTGTAGATACACAACAATGGTTGATAGTCAACCTCAAAAAGTTTCAGCTCCTAATGCGACCTACATTAATAGAAACAAAAAGGACAAAATTGGACGTGAATAGTCAAAGCTGCCACTATTCATAtttgaatttgtcttttttgaattttcaaatgTACTGGGTTTTGAGCTGAATTTTTTTGGAGTTGTAGATATACCCTACATGGATGTTGTCAAATAATTTTAGTTTTTTTGAAATGTATAAATATGAATTTTGGGGTTGATCTTACGATGTCACCTAATGTGAGATCTCGTACAAGCCTTCCCCGTATCTGTATGATTAACTTGAGACTATTCTTTCCCTAGAAAGAACTTGAGACTATTACTTTTAAGCTCACGTGTATCTAAACCTCCTATCTTTTTTATGTTTCCTCGGTACTAAAGATTCAGAAAACAATTCTAGCAATGTAGTACTAATTCTGATAATGATTCTAGCATTATGTGTTGGATTTGCTCCATGATTTTTACCTGACGGAGTGGATGTGCTCTATGTTTATTTGTTGAATGGCATGGTGATACATTTTGTTGTATGATGTTCACATATATTTGCTAACACTGTTTTATTTTTCTGCGCACCCTATACAATTGTTTTTTTTTTTGGCTAGTCTTTTTGTGTGGCATTGTATGGTGTTGCACTATAGCCATGAATAACTCAAACTTTTCTTTAATACTGCTTACAAAGAGAGCAAGCATGTCACTCAACTCACGTGAGAAGCAAACAGGTTGTGAAAATAGCGTTGTGATAAAGTGGACATGTGGTTTCGTCATGCTGATGTCACacacatattttttcttttttatattttcaaaaaTAACCAATACATATATTACGAAAAAATAGTTATTTTTCTAAAAGTGCCCATCGcacatttaaaaaatgttcatgcagTGTGAAAAAATGTTCGCtgaaattttagaaaatgttcgtACAATTCAGAAAAATCATGTGAAATTCAAAAATGATCCGGCACTAAAAATTGTACGCAGCATTTTTCAAAGAATGTTATATAATGGAAAAATGTTCTTGTAATTAAGAAAATATTTTGTACCAAAATGTATGCTACATTTACAAAAAAATCACGCTTTACAAAAAATGTGACATTTAAAAATATTTATACAATGTAAAATAAAATGCGTAATCTACAAAATATATCAACAATGCTCAAAGACTCAAATGCTAGAAATCGGAGTGGGGTGTAGGCTGAATGCTCACCTGGGACAGGGGGCTTTTGTCGCCGGTCTTTTTTCGTCGTCAGAAGAGAGACGGACACGATTTGCCCCCGGGGAGACGAGACGGGGCGCTTGGCTGTGCCCCGTGGATCGACAATCGTTGGGTCGGGAACTTGCTCACCAGCTAAGATGGACCGGGCTGAAATCATTCATCACTTATTTTGGTTCGGCTTATCAGATGGAAGGAAAGTGAAGGCAGCGCAATGCATTGTGTTAGACAAAGTAGCCCTGGCGGTGTTAAAAAAGAGGTAGCCCCCCTCCACCCCCCTCTTTCTCTCACCCAATTGTTACTAGATTTTTCTTTCAAATAAATGATACCCTACTAGATTTTAgccccttttccctttttttcGCGGGGAATTTATAATTCCTTTTAACTATGCTTACTCTTTAGTTTCTCTCGATTCCTACAACAATTGCAATAAATAAACTtcacccaagaaaataaaatgatgcaCGCTACGTCCAAAAGTGCAATACTTTTAATGGTGTAACTAGGTAATTGCATGAGCATTGCAACATGTATAAATATTCTATTATTTTAGCCCATGATTTACCAGTCCATAGTAATGTGAACATGTAAATAAATATTTACCAAATCCTGCCCTGTGATTAACCTGCCCATATTTTAGGATTTTATTTTCTATAATCATTTGTTAGCTTACCAAAGAAAATATAAGTTTATTCGGTAAGTCAATAAAAGGTGGGACAGTTAAGGTGGGTTTCAAGAAATGATGCTTGGTAAAAGAATGAAATGTTGGACGAATCACTTTGCCTGGCAGAAAAAGGAACAAtattcttttatatatatatatatatatatatatatatatatatatatatagcatgaCACAGAATATCCAAAAGTGCAGTCATGTTTCTGTAAAATGCGGTTTGAGGAAAATGGTGGTCAGGACATATCTAATGAGCCCACACCTAGTTGAATTGATTTGGTGGAAACAATAACAATCATATGAATAATGACTTTTGAGTTGGCGACTGAGATTCAAGCTTGAGAATAATGATTTATCCCTCGGAAAAATGAATATTTTATAACAAATTCAAAAAAGATTGGCCATGGAGTCATCTATTTCAAAATAGTTCTATTTTTTTGGTAACAAACAACCTACAATGAGAAGGGGTTGGGACAGATAAAGCTAGGACGCCGATAAGTCCCGGACATTCGGGATTTCACCATGGCAAATCTAATATTTTTTGTGGCAATTTATATTTCTTGATCCTGGCTAGCTTAGTTGATAAACATTGCAAATCCACCCTCAATTTTATTTGCCAGAAAATTGTCATGCTTGCTAAGTGGTAACTAATAAACTTGCCATTCTCACGTCAACTAAAATTGCCATAAAAATGTTCGATTTGCATGGTTAAAAATCAGACATTCGGATTTTATCATTTCCATAAAGTGATGCCCCTGTTTGGAAAGAAAAGCACGATAATTTTGGATGATTGAATTCCTATGGGAGAACTTCTTATGATGCCATTTGAAAACAAAGAAATAGCTTACCAAGATTCCTATGGAATGAGCCAATTCATATAAATTTTGGAGGAAAGCAAACATGAGGTCTTACCTCATGTTTTCTTCTCCTGGTGTTTACAATCTCTGAGTTTTCCCTATATATAGTGCCCAAATAGCAGTTTTGGAGCATTCATGTGTTTTGAATTCATGTAGGAATTCAGGTAACAAGACAATTCCTGTGATATTTCAATCCTAAGATTTTTTTTGGTTCCTAAGTTTTAAACAGGGATTAAAAATACAATAGCATTAAATAAGTCAGAAATAAATATTAAAGTACAAGTCAGAATCGAACCTTACCTATTAGCACCACAACCTTAGCCATCCCTGTCAATCCCGACCGCCAAACCAGAAACCAAGATCACTCTTTTTTTTAAGCTAAACACAATCCAATTTATATTGATAAAAAATATGGTTTACAGTAATACAGGGAATATCGATAGGCTAGCGTCCTTCAGGAAGATTAAGAGCGAATTTAGGGAGGCTATATGTGCCTTGATATTAGACTCATGTCCTTCGAAGATGAAGGAGCAGGAAGGAACTCTGTGCTGAGATATTGATTTCTCTCATGATATTAGCATATCTTCCTCCACCAATGCCTGAATTTTTTTTGAGACAAACCAATACCTGATTTAATAACTGGAAAACCGGCGAACACGTCGAAGCCTCAAATCGAATGATGGGTCAACTCCTCCTCCCCATGAGCTCACATGGGTTGGGCTCTTTGTTCGGGTCCGTCATCGTTCAACTGACGGGGCCGATTGACATTGAAAAATGAACTAGTCTACTGCAACCAATCCGGCGAGACACACACATGTGGTCAATGTGCAAAGAGCTTGGAAACCGCCTCCGATTGGTCATGTTAAAATCCATGTAGACGACGGCTTGTCTCATGATGGGTCAGTACCTCGGGTCTTCAGCTATTGTTCTACCTGGTGTCAATAATCCAACATCACTAGAGGCCATAGCATGTTGAGAGACCTTGCCACTTGCGGCTGATCTATTTTCGAATCATTTGGTAATGCCTGTGGCTGCAAACTAGCAGTGGACGACATCACAAAGGGGTTGGGAGGCCCCCATATCACTGCTGTGAAAGAGNNNNNNNNNNNNNNNNNNNNNNNNNNNNNNNNNNNNNNNNNNNNNNNNNNNNNNNNNNNNNNNNNNNNNNNNNNNNNNNNNNNNNNNNNNNNNNNNNNNNNNNNNNNNNNNNNNNNNNNNNNNNNNNNNNNNNNNNNNNNNNNNNNNNNNNNNNNNNNNNNNNNNNNNNNNNNNNNNNNNNNNNNNNNNNNNNNNNNNNNNNNNNNNNNNNNNNNNNNNNNNNNNNNNNNNNNNNNNNNNNNNNNNNNNNNNNNNNNNNNNNNNNNNNNNNNNNNNNNNNNNNNNNNNNNNNNNNNNNNNNNNNNNNNNNNNNNNNNNNNNNNNNNNNNNNNNNNNNNNNNNNNNNNNNNNNNNNNNNNNNNNNNNNNNNNNNNNNNNNNNNNNNNNNNNNNNNNNNNNNNNNNNNNNNNNNNNNNNNNNNNNNNNNNNNNNNNNNNNNNNNNNNNNNNNNNNNNNNNNNNNNNNNNNNNNNNNNNNNNNNNNNNNNNNNNNNNNNNNNNNNNNNNNNNNNNNNNNNNNNNNNNNNNNNNNNNNNNNNNNNNNNNNNNNNNNNNNNNNNNNNNNNNNNNNNNNNNNNNNNNNNNNNNNNNNNNNNNNNNNNNNNNNNNNNNNNNNNNNNNNNNNNNNNNNNNNNNNNNNNNNNNNNNNNNNNNNNNNNNNNNNNNNNNNNNNNNNNNNNNNNNNNNNNNNNNNNNNNNNNNNNNNNNNNNNNNNNNNNNNNNNNNNNNNNNNNNNNNNNNNNNNNNNNNNNNNNNNNNNNNNNNNNNNNNNNNNNNNNNNNNNNNNNNNNNNNNNNNNNNNNNNNNNNNNNNNNNNNNNNNNNNNNNNNNNNNNNNNNNNNNNNNNNNNNNNNNNNNNNNNNNNNNNNNNNNNNNNNNNNNNNNNNNNNNNNNNNNNNNNNNNNNNNNNNNNNNNNNNNNNNNNNNNNNNNNNNNNNNNNNNNNNNNNNNNNNNNNNNNNNNNNNNNNNNNNNNNNNNNNNNNNNNNNNNNNNNNNNNNNGGCCCAGGTCATATTGCGATTGCTGACCCGCAGCCTCTTTCTTTCCCTCTTACAGATGCATTCAGGTGTAGATTCTCAATCTTGCAAATTAAAGATTTTGGTTGACACGTACATATTGGAATTTCCTTGCTATGCCGTGAACCTATGTAGCTTTACTAGCTTTCTGGGTACTACCTGTAGTTGGCGGCATTTTTCCTAAATTGTATTTAGTAAAGATTACTTTATCCATACATTGTTGGCATAAAATTGATGCACAGTCTTGTGTTAGACTTTCTGCAATAGAAAACACTGCCCCAGATAAAAAATTCTTGTGGAGTTAGAGCAAACCCATACATCAGAGTCTTAGGTATTTTATTTTCTGGCCAAGTTATGCTTAATCTGAGCTATTTCTTACTCAGTTTGATCTAGGTTTCTATCAACTATTATCTTTCTTTTGAATTTCTCTTTGCGCGGATTTGCTTTCTGAGTTAAGTTGAGGTGAATGCAGCTGCTGTTCATACTTTAAACACATCTCAATTGCAGGAGTGCGACACCACCATCCTGTGCCACAAACCATACCAAGAATGATGAGTTATGGCTAGAGTTCATTTGATCCATCTGATAAAAATACCTATTTTAAGGAATAAGCGTGAAAAGTAATCAACCGCTCTTTCCGCAGTGGAATTCGGGTATGCCTGCTCCTCTATTTATTTGACTATTGTTAGATTGGTTCTTCCTGGTCTGACATGTTAATGAAGGTGTTGTTTCATTCCTCATACGATCTGGATACCTTTCAATTGATTAGTTCTCTCTTTGGATTACTCTATATTAATTCCCTATGTATATCTTTATTATGTTCCTCAAGACTTTGGAGTAAGACATTTATTTTGTAGATACGTTTCAATTGATTAGTTATCCTTTTGGATTACTCTATATTAATTTCCTACGCATATCTTTATTATGTTCCTCATGACTTTGGCCTAAGACGTTTTTTTTGTTGATATTAGCTTCATGGGAATATGGTACCCTACGACGCAGGAAGACTACTGAAGATCATTTCTAAATCTAATCAAGTCAAAGCTTCTCTGTTGTCTGTACTGCAGCCATGATGATCTGAAGTTTAGGACCACATTGTAGTCAAGAAAAAGGAATGATCTTGGTAAGCTACACTCTTTCAATAATCTTACCCTTTTTTATTAGTTCTGTTTGTGCTTCAAAATATGCTTAATGGGCTAGGGACTGCACCTTTTGAGAAAATTACAGTGTGTGCTATGTTTACATGATATATTGCTTCTAGCTGAtgaaatttggtccacatgcataTCCTATACTGGAAACTTGTGCTTACCCATTATATGATTATATTAGAAGTAGAAAAGTGCAGATGTCCATAGTAATAAACTTGTGGTCACAGGACTGCTAGCTTAAAGTTTGTTAGATTATGTAGATGGGTAATTTTGTTGTCTGCTCTTTAGGTTTCCATAGTATGAGTTGGTGCTCTTGCTTTTAAACTGCCATCTAAACTGAAAAATGGGGCTTCATGTATAAAATGGAGCGATAATATCAGATTACTTCTCATGTAATGGACCGATTGTGTGTCTTGGTGTTTCCTGTTTTCTTTGGCTTTGTAGCCTATAATTTTTAACATGTGCATATATAGCTACTTAATCAACTGAGTTTCTTTATGCTCTGTGGCAGACCACACTTACTGATATGACTTACTTTCTCATTTTAGATAATGGCAGGTGTAGCAATGAAAGGCACATATATTCTACCACAAGCATCCTAGCTTTCTCATCTTATTAGTGACTCACTTTCGAAACATATGTATTGGTAGTTTTTATCTCTATGCTTTGCCTTCCACATACTGGATTGCAATGTGTTTGTCTTGATCCAATCCTTCGTGTGCCCATGGGATGTCCGGCAGGGACTGATTTGGCTGTTCAAGAGGCCGAACACATATAAATACACATCCACTCCCTCGACCGAAGCCCCAACCCAATTGCGTCGTTTCATCCGTGCTCGACATTGGTGTCttgccgttctgccaaagtcatGGAAATCTCACTGTTCTGCCAACCTGGCCGGAATTTCTCCGTACTGCCGACTTCATCGGAATTACATCTACCCGTGTAGCCAAGGTACATCATTCAAACTACTCGAGTAATACTAATTCGGACTTGTTTTGATCAAGCGGTTGAACTGAACCATGCTACTGCACAATAGCCAAAAGGAGAGTCAGTTTGTTTCTCTGACCCCTGTGATTTGAAGCAGCTAATCTGAACTATGCTATTACACAATAGCCCAAAGTTTGTCTGATAGATATGAGTATCATCATATAATTTTGTTTCTAGAACGTGTAATAGGTAACCAACAATGTTGTTTTCAGTTTACAAGAATGCTAATGTTGTTTGAATGCATATATAATTACTGGAATTAGTTTGAATGCATATACAGTACCTTGATGTTGAATTTACAAGGTCCTGATGTTGGATTTATTGTCTTATAGATTTTGTAATTTACAGTTACTCCACAAAGTTGGTGACTGTTGTTTGTACAGTGAGCTGATATAGAATGCTTCATCACACAAACTAATCTGACTGCATATTTACAATATGGTGATGGTGGATTGACACTGTCCTATAGATGTTGAATTTACAGTATGGTGATGGTGGATTTACACTGCCCTATAGATTTTGTAATTTATTCTAGAAGCTGTGTAGCTCCATATAGTGTGTCATTGTTGTTCGTACAGTGAGTTCATATAGAATACTTGATCACATGGATTTGTCTCAATGTATATTATTAGTTTCCTGGTGTTTAATTTATAATACATTGATGATGGATTTATGGTCCTATGGCTTCTGTAAATTttagtactcccttcgtccgaaaatacttgtcgaAGAAATGGATAAAAATGGATGCATCtaaaaactaaaatacgtctagatacatccattcctccgacaagtattttcggacggagggagtagttctttTGAGACTGTTTTATTTTACAGTGAGATGATAGTGAATTTTCCAGTGGCCACCGCTTTCTGAGATCGCCATCACTACCTAGCACTCTGATTTTGCTATAACTGTTGTCCTCCTAATAGGTACTATACTTTCTCTTTCTACTTCTTTTGTTTTGCCATTTTTGTTACAGTTCATTATGATTCTTTTATATTCATTGTACCTCTTCTTGTTTGCCGTTCTCGATGCTGCAACATTGGTAACTGAGAATCCGGCGACAATCAAATAGAAGTCGAAGAATTCTTGTCCTTCTCTTGTGTTGAACTCCATTTCCAGGTGCGGCATTATAATGCTCTCAATGTTCATGACATTTCCTTCGTGTGCTATAGTATTTACATGTTCCAAGCATTACCCTCTTCATTTAAATACTCATTTTCCTTTTCAGGCTGCCGTAACTGATGGTTATCCGTGCTTTTCTCAGCTTCATTATTACTCTCCTTATGTTCCACACATGTGGCACATTGCCTGAAGTGTATGAATTTCCCCATAACATGATGGATCCTTCATCTTCAGCTAACTTGCAGCAATGCAGCAAGTGTAtgctttttatttatttattttcttcagGAATTTTTTTTGCTGATGCAATCTGAATATGTGTTTACATATCAGTTTCTCTACTTGATGTTTCTTAATTACCTTGTCCAAGCTTAGATTGTCAAGAAGTCATACTTTCCAGGGATTTGAAGAAGCTGGATCAATACAACTTTATGTAGAGAAACTTTATGTAGCTTGCTGCCTTGCTGTACATTGTCTGAAGCTTTATGTAGCTTGCTGTCTTGTTGTACATTGCTGTAACTTACAGTTACAGGGTTGTACAATCCTGTATCATCAAACTGGTTTTCTGTAGCATATCTTGTTTGTCCTGGTAGTTGAGTAAGTTATTTTCTGTGAATTAATCAACCCGCGGTCCTATATTAAGTGAGAATGGAAAATGTTTCGCTGctttcagaagaaaaaaaaactCAGATTTCGGTTAATTAACCTGCTGTCCGTCAAGAAAATAACCTTTTTTATAGAttcaattttttaaaaaaatattcatatcttttaaaccgtaactccgagattttaacatgttatatatgaaaattgATTAGAACAATATATAAAATACAAATATGATGTTATTTTTACCCGTTAACCATTTTTAATTGTCGTTTAGGGACAAATTCAAATGCTTTAAAAAATATTCATATCTTCTAAACCCTAACTCCTattttaacatgttatatatgaaaattgATTAGGAAAATATGTAGAATCTGAATATGATGTTGTTTCACATGTTAATATTTTTTTAAATGCTATTTAGGAAGCAATGTTAATCAGTAGTGCACGATCCATCTCTTTGTCTACCGGTGCCGTTTCAAAGTGAAAATGAACACCTTAACAAAAATAAATTGGAGACGAAAAAAACCATCTATAACCATGCAGGTCTATCAGCGAGAGCGGGAAGGACAAATGGCAAGACTAATAAGATGCCATGTTGAAATAAAGGAGGTGGACCTATTGGGGTCTTGAGTCATTGTTATTGTATTAGGGGCGTGTGAtattttttttctcccgttgcaacgcacgggctcttttgctagtattTTTCATAggtacaaaataaaacaaaaaaaagatGACACAATTACATCCTCTGAGCAAAGGCCAACAGAGCTTGTGTAATCCTCCGTGACAACGTAAGCAATGAAGGCAACTCCAACCGGGGACGCAAATGGATGTGGATTCTGGGCGTGTTTGATTTATCACCAGAACACGCCACGCCAAAGATGCGGCCGCGCCGCAGGTGCGGTGAACGAAACGAGCGTCACACTTTTGGCGAGTTGTGGCGTGAAAAATGAACTAGTAAGCTGTGGCGGGCGGTGCCGCACGCCACAACACCGGCATAAAGCAAACATCGGCTAAGTTTAGGCGTAAGGAGCTGTGGCAAGCTGTGGCATGCGTAGTCACCAACCAAACACATTCTTTGTTTGTTTTTCATCCATTTTGTTTTGAGCGGAGGCGCGTTCTGCGGCTGCGTCTACCCAAATCTGACCGGTGCGCCTAACGGGTCAACGCATTCCGTCCGCGTGGCCGAATTTTTGGCAAGCAAATTTAATCTAAATTGCCGACCTATTAGGAAAAACACGTCATAGTTCATGCCGACACACTTGCCAACGACCGGCACACTTGCTAGCACAAATAAAAAGGGCAATAGTGCATGCATCTCAATCGTGGTTCATGCCGCTTCCTTTTCGTTCCGGTGGACGATCCACCGGCCACAAGTATGGCGTTGAGGTCCATGGCGACATGCGCGGGGGTGGCCAGTGCAATCACAGTCCCCTCTGGCCAGCAGTCCCTAGGCAAGGTGGTGAAGCGGGATGTGGTTGGGTCGTGTTTGGGAGGGAAGTTGTGCGTTCGCGGCGTGGTGGAGGTGCGTGGCGACTCCGGCCGTGGCGGACGGGTAGCCGACGAGCGACAGGAATGGTCGGCTCACCTCGAGGAACCCTAGCATGAGGAGGGCTTGCTGCGTGGCCTTGGTGCTCCGCAATGGTGGCCTCGTGTTGCACGATGGCAGCTTCTTTTTTGTCGGCCTCGACCTTCCTCCGACCAGCCCTCTTCGCTGACTCTTTGACCCTCTGCCCCGCGTGATATCCTTCTTGGGCTTCCATTTGCGCATGAAGCAGGGCCGAACGGCCACGCCATCGACCGTGGCGTCCGGGACAGCGACAACGCCGGGGTTTGGTGTGTCGGCCATGGTGAGCGGGCGGGAGAGTTTTTGGGAGAGAGGCGGAGGACAAGGGCACGGGTTCGCACCATGTCCTCGCCGACACAAAAAAATTGACCCGGAAATGGGTCGCAGGCGGACGAAAAACGGACACCCGTCCGTTAGTGTCGGCGGGTTGGTTCACTTTTTCTTCCGTTTCAACCCAGACGGACGCGTGCGAACAAAATGCGTCAGTCCATTGGAGTTGCCCTTAGGAAAGTGCCAGTGTGCCACTGAAGGCATGCCTATTTCGCTTTTTCCAAACATTTAATaacacatactccctccgtttcaaattactcgttacggaaatggatgtatctagaactaaaatacatctagatacattt belongs to Triticum urartu cultivar G1812 chromosome 7, Tu2.1, whole genome shotgun sequence and includes:
- the LOC125519375 gene encoding SKP1-like protein 1A, giving the protein MADATPAEASSSGEAAGEKSNKKITLISSDGESFEVTAEAAAMSQTIHHMMEDNCVENGVPLPNVPSKILFKVIEYCNKHVSSGEQDLKSFDASFINVDQATLYDLILAANYLDVKGLLELCLQTVADMIKGKTVEEIRKTFNIKCDFTPEEEAEIKKENQWAFE